The Pseudomonas orientalis genome contains a region encoding:
- a CDS encoding BolA family protein, whose translation MTMQQRIETALAALAPKHLSVLDESHMHSRGLQTHFKAVLVSEQFEGLNRVKRHQKVYATLGDLMSEFHALALHTYTPEEWATIDAAPASPTCAGGH comes from the coding sequence ATGACCATGCAACAGCGTATCGAAACGGCCCTTGCCGCCCTGGCCCCGAAGCATTTGAGCGTGCTGGATGAAAGCCACATGCACAGCCGTGGGTTGCAGACCCACTTCAAGGCCGTGCTGGTCAGCGAGCAGTTCGAGGGGCTCAATCGCGTCAAGCGCCACCAGAAGGTCTATGCCACCCTGGGTGACCTGATGAGCGAGTTTCATGCGCTGGCGCTGCATACCTATACGCCCGAAGAATGGGCGACAATCGACGCAGCCCCGGCTTCGCCGACCTGCGCCGGCGGGCACTGA
- a CDS encoding DUF2059 domain-containing protein — MTRLRAICTAVALVCASGQVFADTASHNASAEAFLTLAHADKLGTPVYMQVQQMFAQRFEQTKAPAAKQSVLDSYQAKANAALDQAIGWPKLKPDMVKLYTTNFSESELKDLVAFYQSPLGKKVLEKMPQLTQQSAQMTQAKLESAVPVVNKLLEDMTNELAPKAAAPAKKK; from the coding sequence ATGACTCGTCTTCGTGCCATCTGTACCGCGGTTGCTCTGGTTTGCGCCAGCGGCCAGGTTTTTGCCGATACCGCCAGCCACAACGCCAGTGCCGAAGCCTTCCTTACCCTGGCCCACGCTGACAAGCTGGGTACCCCGGTGTACATGCAAGTGCAACAAATGTTCGCCCAGCGTTTCGAGCAGACCAAGGCGCCTGCCGCCAAACAGTCCGTACTCGACAGCTACCAGGCCAAGGCCAACGCCGCGTTGGACCAGGCCATCGGCTGGCCGAAGCTGAAACCGGACATGGTCAAGCTCTACACCACCAACTTCAGCGAATCCGAGCTCAAGGACCTGGTGGCGTTCTACCAGTCGCCACTGGGCAAGAAAGTCCTGGAAAAAATGCCGCAACTGACCCAGCAATCGGCCCAGATGACCCAGGCCAAGCTGGAAAGCGCCGTACCGGTGGTGAACAAGCTGCTGGAAGACATGACCAACGAGCTGGCGCCAAAAGCCGCCGCACCGGCCAAGAAGAAGTAA
- a CDS encoding class II fumarate hydratase: MSRIETDSLGEVHVPDDAYWGAQTQRSLVNFAIGEQRMPLAVLHALALIKKAAARVNDRNGDLPADIARLIEQAADEILDGQHDDQFPLVVWQTGSGTQSNMNANEVIAGRANELAGGNRGGKSPVHPNDHVNRSQSSNDCFPTAMSIATVKAVHEQLLPAITVLSGGLAELAARHMKLVKTGRTHMMDATPITFGQELSAFIAQLDYAERAIRSALPAVCELAQGGTAVGTGLNSPHGFGEAIAAELAALSGLPFVTAPNKFAALSGHEPLVTLHGALKTLAVALMKLANDLRLLGSGPRAGLAEVKLPANEPGSSIMPGKVNPTQCEALSMLACQVLGNDVTIGIAASQGHLQLNVYKPVIIHNLLESIRLLADGCNNFQEHCIAGLEPDAEQMAEHLERGLMLVTALNPHIGYDKSAQIAKKAYAEGLTLREAALELGYLTDAEFDQWVRPENMLEAGH; the protein is encoded by the coding sequence ATGAGCCGTATCGAAACCGACAGCCTGGGGGAAGTCCACGTCCCGGATGACGCTTACTGGGGCGCCCAGACCCAACGTTCGCTGGTGAATTTTGCCATCGGCGAGCAGCGCATGCCGTTGGCGGTGCTGCATGCCCTGGCCCTGATCAAGAAAGCCGCCGCCCGGGTCAACGACCGCAACGGCGACCTGCCGGCCGATATCGCCCGCCTGATCGAACAGGCCGCCGACGAAATTCTCGACGGCCAGCATGACGACCAGTTCCCCCTGGTGGTCTGGCAGACCGGCAGCGGCACCCAGAGCAACATGAACGCCAACGAAGTGATCGCCGGCCGCGCCAATGAACTGGCCGGCGGCAACCGCGGCGGCAAGAGCCCGGTGCACCCCAACGACCACGTCAACCGTTCCCAGAGTTCCAACGACTGCTTCCCCACCGCCATGAGCATTGCCACCGTCAAGGCCGTGCACGAGCAGCTGTTGCCGGCCATCACGGTGCTGTCCGGCGGCCTGGCGGAGCTGGCGGCGCGGCACATGAAACTGGTCAAGACCGGCCGCACCCACATGATGGATGCCACGCCGATCACCTTCGGCCAGGAACTCTCGGCGTTCATCGCCCAACTCGACTACGCCGAACGCGCCATCCGCAGCGCCCTGCCCGCCGTGTGCGAGCTGGCCCAGGGCGGTACCGCCGTGGGCACCGGGCTCAATTCGCCCCATGGCTTTGGCGAGGCGATCGCCGCCGAGCTGGCCGCACTGTCGGGACTGCCGTTCGTCACCGCGCCGAACAAATTCGCCGCCCTTTCCGGCCATGAGCCGCTGGTGACGTTGCACGGTGCGCTGAAGACCCTGGCCGTGGCCTTGATGAAACTCGCCAACGATCTGCGCCTGCTGGGGTCCGGCCCGCGCGCGGGGCTGGCAGAAGTCAAATTGCCAGCCAACGAACCTGGCAGTTCGATCATGCCCGGCAAGGTCAACCCGACCCAGTGCGAAGCCCTGTCGATGCTGGCCTGCCAGGTACTCGGCAATGACGTGACCATCGGCATCGCCGCAAGCCAAGGGCATCTGCAGTTGAACGTGTACAAGCCGGTGATCATCCACAACCTGCTGGAATCGATCCGCCTGCTGGCTGATGGCTGCAACAACTTCCAGGAACACTGCATCGCCGGCCTGGAGCCTGACGCCGAACAGATGGCCGAACACCTGGAACGTGGGCTGATGCTGGTGACCGCCCTCAACCCGCATATCGGCTATGACAAATCCGCACAGATCGCCAAGAAAGCCTATGCCGAAGGGCTGACACTGCGGGAAGCGGCGCTGGAACTGGGCTACCTCACCGACGCAGAGTTCGACCAGTGGGTACGCCCGGAAAACATGCTGGAGGCCGGGCACTGA
- a CDS encoding DMT family transporter, whose protein sequence is MHISSGRWVYGFLLTLLTALLWGILPIKLKQVLQVMDPITVTWFRLIVAGSCLFIYLAFTRRLPSRRVLGPRGGWLVAMAVCGLVGNYVLYLVGLKMLSPGTAQLVVQMGPIFLMIASVFVFKERFSLGQGVGLVVLIIGFGLFFNQRLVELLTSMGTYTAGVLTVLLATTIWMFYALGQKQLLTVWNSLQVMMVIYLSCAVLLTPWAHPLEALQLSPLQGWLLLACCMNTLVAYGAFAEALAHWEASRVSATLALTPLVTFVAVALAAWLWPEFVQAEAINALGYFGALVVVMGSAMVALAPSLVAGLKARRARLV, encoded by the coding sequence ATGCACATCTCTTCGGGCCGCTGGGTCTACGGTTTTCTCCTGACCCTGTTGACCGCGCTGCTCTGGGGCATTCTGCCGATCAAGCTCAAACAGGTCTTGCAGGTGATGGACCCGATCACGGTGACCTGGTTTCGCCTGATCGTCGCGGGCAGTTGCCTGTTCATCTACTTGGCGTTCACGCGGCGCTTGCCCAGCCGCCGGGTACTTGGCCCCAGGGGCGGTTGGCTGGTGGCGATGGCCGTGTGCGGGCTGGTGGGCAACTACGTGTTGTATTTGGTGGGTTTGAAGATGCTGAGCCCCGGTACCGCGCAACTGGTGGTGCAGATGGGGCCGATTTTCCTGATGATCGCCAGCGTGTTTGTGTTCAAGGAGCGTTTCAGCCTTGGGCAGGGCGTGGGGTTGGTGGTGTTGATCATCGGCTTCGGGCTGTTTTTCAACCAGCGTCTGGTGGAATTGCTGACATCGATGGGTACTTACACCGCCGGGGTGCTGACGGTGCTGCTGGCGACCACCATCTGGATGTTTTACGCCTTGGGTCAGAAGCAGTTGCTGACGGTGTGGAATTCGCTGCAGGTGATGATGGTGATCTACCTTTCATGTGCGGTGTTGCTGACGCCCTGGGCGCACCCATTGGAGGCGCTGCAGCTGAGTCCGCTGCAAGGCTGGCTGCTGCTGGCATGCTGCATGAATACCCTGGTGGCCTACGGCGCCTTTGCCGAGGCGCTGGCGCATTGGGAGGCGTCGCGGGTCAGTGCGACCCTGGCGCTGACGCCATTGGTGACCTTTGTGGCGGTGGCACTGGCGGCGTGGTTGTGGCCGGAGTTTGTGCAGGCCGAAGCGATCAACGCGTTGGGGTATTTTGGCGCGCTGGTGGTGGTGATGGGCTCGGCGATGGTGGCGCTGGCGCCGTCGCTGGTGGCGGGGCTCAAGGCTCGGCGTGCGCGGTTGGTCTAG
- a CDS encoding fimbrial protein produces the protein MKQLSGAFGLFVLTGMTTTAQAVDCRVNGGPWQNGNPNLQVPVTVTLTADRSRIMLEGARLECRFTYSGGPAWHADFWASGSTAGTAWTPGPKFVREGTGLRINGSFYNTPVPSGIGIATIPNNGTFYPINVTPYILLRNYPSNPFDVRIGDNLGLLRLTSSNNYDGTRPQLTVTYTAANNFTVSPSTCTINNNTPIEINFGNVHQRGIGTDPLTTSIVSNRRLTYSCPDGGINTPITITYKGTRTGFDSRLLLMTNADVGTALVRNGSAVPVNGSFLTRITNSTGADDVTFSLVRRAGSLPAAGPISGSGVLVMGVP, from the coding sequence ATGAAACAACTATCAGGAGCCTTCGGGCTATTTGTTCTGACGGGTATGACCACGACCGCGCAAGCGGTCGATTGCCGTGTCAATGGAGGGCCCTGGCAGAATGGCAACCCGAACCTGCAGGTCCCCGTTACTGTCACTCTGACAGCAGACCGCAGCAGGATCATGCTGGAAGGCGCAAGGCTGGAATGTCGATTTACCTACAGCGGAGGCCCAGCCTGGCACGCTGACTTTTGGGCAAGTGGGAGTACGGCAGGCACAGCCTGGACACCCGGCCCGAAATTTGTACGTGAAGGCACCGGGTTGCGAATCAATGGGTCCTTCTACAACACGCCGGTGCCATCGGGTATCGGGATAGCCACCATCCCCAATAACGGCACCTTTTATCCGATCAATGTCACGCCCTATATTCTGCTACGCAACTATCCGTCCAACCCGTTCGATGTGCGAATTGGCGATAACCTCGGTCTGTTGCGCCTCACCAGTTCGAACAACTACGACGGCACCCGGCCGCAACTCACGGTCACCTATACTGCGGCCAACAACTTCACCGTCTCCCCATCAACCTGCACGATCAACAACAACACTCCCATCGAGATCAATTTTGGCAACGTGCACCAGCGGGGGATAGGGACCGACCCGCTGACAACGTCCATCGTCAGCAATCGCAGGCTCACCTACTCGTGCCCGGATGGCGGGATCAATACACCCATCACCATCACTTACAAAGGCACCCGCACCGGGTTCGATTCGCGCCTGCTGCTGATGACCAATGCCGATGTGGGCACGGCTCTTGTGCGCAACGGCTCTGCCGTACCGGTCAACGGCTCGTTCCTGACCCGCATCACCAACAGCACCGGCGCCGATGATGTGACGTTTTCCCTGGTCCGTCGAGCAGGCTCGCTGCCGGCCGCCGGCCCCATCAGTGGCAGCGGGGTACTGGTGATGGGCGTGCCATGA
- a CDS encoding fimbrial protein, whose protein sequence is MKRLYGAMVLLVPLSLATTVRAADCRVNGGGWQYVGDGGILNLQVPVTVRVGSDSTRLILEGAWLECRFTPSAAHPTRIDFWGTSAQAGPPWVPGPKFTRQGTGLRINGAFYNTPVPFDIRIATMPNNGGAYPINIAPYILLRNDPSNPIEVRIGDTLGALNLQQTNNYSSGSTRLVLTYTAANNFGISPSTCTINNNNPIEINFGTVNQRAIGTDPLTTSIVSNRRLTYSCPQGGINTPITITYKGSPSSFDSRVLLMNNPDVGTALVRAGSAVPVNGSFLTHITNSTGGDDVMFTLVRRNGALPSAGAVSGSGVLVMGVP, encoded by the coding sequence ATGAAACGACTTTATGGCGCTATGGTACTTCTTGTCCCGCTGAGTTTGGCCACGACCGTGCGAGCGGCTGATTGCCGCGTTAATGGCGGTGGGTGGCAATACGTTGGCGACGGTGGGATTCTGAACCTGCAGGTCCCTGTCACAGTCCGAGTAGGCTCGGACAGCACTCGCCTGATCCTTGAAGGCGCATGGCTGGAGTGCCGATTCACTCCCTCAGCTGCCCACCCGACACGCATAGACTTTTGGGGAACCTCTGCACAGGCCGGCCCCCCTTGGGTGCCCGGCCCGAAATTTACCCGGCAGGGTACCGGCTTACGCATCAACGGCGCGTTTTATAACACCCCGGTGCCGTTCGATATTCGGATCGCGACCATGCCAAACAATGGTGGGGCGTATCCCATCAATATAGCCCCCTACATTTTGCTGCGTAACGATCCGAGCAACCCTATCGAGGTTCGGATAGGGGACACCCTGGGCGCGTTGAACCTCCAGCAGACCAATAATTACAGTTCGGGAAGTACACGACTGGTGCTGACGTACACGGCCGCGAATAACTTCGGCATCTCTCCGTCCACCTGCACGATCAATAACAACAATCCGATCGAGATCAACTTCGGCACCGTCAACCAGCGAGCAATCGGGACTGACCCTTTGACAACATCCATCGTCAGCAACCGCAGGCTCACTTATTCCTGCCCGCAAGGCGGTATTAATACACCCATCACCATCACTTACAAAGGCAGCCCATCGTCGTTCGATTCACGTGTGTTGCTGATGAACAATCCGGACGTGGGCACGGCGCTTGTCCGCGCGGGTTCAGCGGTGCCTGTGAACGGTTCGTTCCTGACACATATCACCAACAGCACAGGGGGGGACGATGTGATGTTTACCCTCGTTCGGCGCAACGGGGCGTTACCGAGCGCGGGGGCCGTAAGCGGAAGCGGTGTGCTGGTGATGGGGGTGCCCTGA
- a CDS encoding fimbrial protein, whose protein sequence is MRYQRVQTAGLAVLLGVGLIPLGQAADNLRFKGNLVEEACTLRPGDEAITLELWDLTSKYLYLNTRSVGKRFKLHLEDCDTTIGNSVTITFGGAENRELPGLLALDGGSGASGIGVGMETLSDKPLPLNTVSDKQVLSDGSNAIELKAYVRGEPTAIRDQTIGHGAYTVTSTFTLDYP, encoded by the coding sequence ATGCGATATCAAAGGGTTCAAACGGCAGGCCTGGCCGTTCTGCTCGGCGTCGGCCTGATCCCCCTGGGGCAGGCGGCGGACAATCTGCGCTTCAAAGGCAACCTGGTTGAAGAGGCCTGCACCCTGCGACCCGGCGACGAGGCCATCACCCTGGAACTCTGGGACCTCACCAGCAAGTACCTCTATCTCAACACGCGTTCGGTGGGTAAGCGTTTCAAGCTGCACCTGGAAGACTGCGACACCACGATCGGCAACTCGGTGACCATCACCTTCGGCGGTGCAGAGAACCGGGAGCTTCCCGGCTTGCTCGCGCTGGACGGTGGCAGCGGCGCCTCCGGCATTGGCGTCGGCATGGAGACGCTGAGCGACAAACCCTTGCCGTTGAATACCGTCAGCGACAAACAGGTGTTGAGTGATGGCAGCAACGCCATCGAGCTCAAGGCTTATGTGCGGGGCGAGCCGACCGCCATCAGGGATCAGACCATCGGGCACGGCGCCTACACGGTGACCTCAACTTTTACGCTGGACTATCCATAG
- a CDS encoding fimbrial protein encodes MTAWQPRALLALCAIGLCSGASANLTFSGTLNEPPPCTIDAGNTIEIDFGDVGVKRVDGVRYRRGVGYAINCGTDTLPWALKLSVNGTPTAFDGSAVQTSVPALGIRVFQNNLPFALNTPLDITLSSPPTLEVVPVQQPGATLPPARFTAVATLLAEYQ; translated from the coding sequence ATGACAGCTTGGCAACCGCGAGCCTTGCTCGCCCTGTGTGCCATCGGCCTGTGCAGTGGCGCGTCGGCCAACTTGACCTTCAGCGGAACGCTGAACGAACCGCCTCCCTGCACGATCGATGCGGGCAACACCATCGAGATCGACTTTGGCGATGTCGGGGTAAAGCGCGTCGATGGGGTGAGGTATCGCAGAGGGGTCGGCTACGCGATCAACTGCGGCACCGACACCCTGCCGTGGGCATTGAAATTGAGCGTCAACGGCACCCCCACGGCGTTTGACGGTTCAGCGGTGCAGACCAGCGTGCCTGCGCTGGGCATCCGGGTTTTTCAGAACAACCTGCCGTTTGCACTCAATACACCCCTGGACATCACCCTGTCGTCACCGCCGACTTTGGAGGTAGTGCCTGTGCAACAACCGGGTGCAACGCTGCCTCCCGCCAGGTTTACGGCGGTGGCCACGTTGTTGGCCGAATACCAGTAG
- a CDS encoding fimbrial protein, protein MAKSIGMIAGGVWLAFSQGLQADTSLTIRAVIIAPPPCVINGGSTLDVPFGNDLLTSRVDGVNYRRGVPYTVTCNSPFSNALSLELKGTAASFDNRALATRKADLGVRLFVNGADWPLNTAVNFTYPNFPVVQAVPVKRAGSTLTGGAFDAAATLVVDYQ, encoded by the coding sequence ATGGCTAAATCAATCGGCATGATTGCCGGCGGCGTATGGCTGGCGTTCAGCCAGGGGCTGCAGGCCGACACCAGTTTGACCATTCGTGCGGTGATCATTGCGCCCCCGCCGTGCGTCATCAACGGTGGCAGCACGCTCGACGTGCCGTTCGGCAACGACCTGCTGACGTCACGGGTCGATGGGGTCAATTACCGTCGCGGGGTGCCGTATACCGTCACCTGCAATTCGCCTTTCAGCAATGCGTTGAGCCTGGAGCTCAAGGGCACGGCGGCGTCGTTTGACAACCGCGCGCTCGCCACACGCAAGGCGGACCTTGGCGTCAGGCTGTTTGTGAATGGCGCCGACTGGCCGCTGAATACGGCGGTGAATTTCACCTATCCCAACTTCCCTGTAGTGCAGGCGGTGCCGGTCAAACGCGCGGGCAGCACGCTGACCGGCGGGGCCTTCGATGCTGCCGCGACGCTAGTGGTCGACTACCAATGA
- a CDS encoding fimbrial protein: MTSQKMKVLGGLLWVLAISGQAADEDDIEGMSGMLNVLGSMHESPCSLEMTSLHQTVDLDVVSTSQLQRPGDQATPKAFQLRFTDCLRTAGRIRNERTGNLTWSAYQPVLSVTFEAPADADDSRLVKVQGITGMGLQLTDALGRDVQLGSRGQPLFLPVGRNTQTWNVRPTRTAAPLTSGPFRAVVDFRLTYE, encoded by the coding sequence ATGACGTCGCAAAAAATGAAGGTGTTGGGCGGCCTGTTATGGGTCCTGGCGATAAGTGGGCAGGCCGCGGATGAGGACGATATCGAGGGCATGAGCGGCATGCTCAATGTGCTCGGCTCCATGCATGAGTCGCCTTGCAGCCTGGAAATGACGTCCCTGCACCAGACCGTCGATCTGGACGTGGTGTCGACCAGCCAGCTGCAACGGCCCGGTGACCAGGCCACGCCCAAGGCGTTTCAACTGCGCTTCACCGATTGCCTGCGCACCGCCGGCCGTATACGCAACGAGCGCACCGGCAACCTGACCTGGAGCGCTTACCAACCAGTGCTGTCGGTCACGTTCGAGGCGCCGGCCGATGCCGATGATTCACGGCTGGTCAAAGTGCAGGGCATCACCGGCATGGGCCTGCAGTTGACCGATGCCCTCGGCCGCGATGTGCAGTTGGGCTCAAGGGGCCAGCCGCTGTTTTTGCCCGTGGGCCGCAATACCCAGACCTGGAATGTACGGCCCACGCGCACCGCTGCGCCGTTGACCAGCGGGCCATTCAGGGCCGTGGTGGATTTCAGGCTCACTTATGAGTAG